One Xiphophorus hellerii strain 12219 chromosome 24, Xiphophorus_hellerii-4.1, whole genome shotgun sequence DNA window includes the following coding sequences:
- the ptger2a gene encoding prostaglandin E receptor 2a (subtype EP2), protein MSENKYTICHSEDDIKHNESPKISAIMFGLGVFGNVAALVILEIRRRRDSRANDRRHRGLFHIFINFLVFTDLAGTCLTSPVVQIAYAWNKTLVGMAPMCSNTSSAVDSCTIGSSSSCTSSVCKYFGSSMTFFSLATISLLFITALDKCFAIGHPYLYNRVVTKKWAYITISVMFLVCFLFCLLPFVEFGTYVQYCPGTWCFIDMNPCDIKHRVYANLYATIMLVLVLSIVACNGFVGYQLFRMYRRRNRQGSMMKSMRSNSERKVFVAHEVEHLIPLVFMTIIFIICTLPMVIRMFYNSIRTEENHENDLLALRFLSINSIIDPWVFILLSPSVLHFFCLSVCKTRLGKIRGSVSETTLAKGNYHVELSRPNMWTSCPPMEENI, encoded by the exons atgtcagaaaacaaatataCCATATGCCACTCCGAAGACGATATAAAGCATAATGAATCCCCAAAGATCAGCGCCATCATGTTTGGCTTAGGAGTCTTTGGGAACGTTGCTGCCTTGGTGATCCTGGAAATCCGTCGGCGAAGGGACTCGAGAGCTAATGACAGGCGGCACAGAGGATTGTTCCACATCTTCATCAATTTTCTGGTGTTCACAGACCTGGCTGGAACCTGCCTGACCAGCCCCGTAGTTCAGATTGCCTATGCATGGAACAAGACCTTGGTTGGGATGGCTCCTATGTGTAGCAATACTAGCAGTGCTGTTGACAGCTGCACTATCGGTTCTAGTAGCAGCTGCACTAGCAGTGTGTGTAAGTACTTTGGCAGCAGCATGACCTTCTTCAGCCTGGCCACCATATCGCTCCTCTTCATTACAGCACTGGACAAATGCTTTGCAATAGGACACCCCTACCTGTACAACCGGGTTGTCACCAAGAAATGGGCTTACATCACAATCTCTGTTATGTTTCTTGTATGTTTCCTATTCTGTTTGCTTCCCTTCGTGGAATTTGGTACATATGTGCAATACTGCCCTGGCACATGGTGCTTCATTGACATGAACCCCTGTGACATTAAGCACCGGGTCTATGCTAACTTATATGCCACAATTATGCTGGTGTTGGTGCTGTCGATTGTGGCCTGCAACGGTTTCGTGGGGTACCAGCTGTTCCGGATGTACCGCCGTCGCAACAGGCAAGGCTCAATGATGAAGAGCATGAGATCCAACAGCGAGCGCAAGGTGTTTGTGGCTCATGAGGTGGAGCACCTTATCCCACTGGTCTTCATGActatcatcttcatcatctgcACATTGCCCATGGTG ATCCGAATGTTCTACAACTCTATCAGAACCGAGGAGAACCATGAAAATGACCTGCTGGCCCTCCGGTTCCTCTCCATCAACTCCATCATCGACCCGTGGGTCTTCATCCTGCTCTCCCCCAGCGTGTTGCACTTCTTCTGTTTGTCGGTCTGCAAGACCCGGCTGGGGAAAATCAGAGGCTCTGTGAGCGAGACGACGCTGGCAAAAGGCAACTACCACGTGGAATTGTCTCGGCCGAACATGTGGACCAGTTGTCCTCCCATGGAGGAAAACATTTGA